The Candidatus Thorarchaeota archaeon genome includes the window TGGTGATGCTTGGATAGCTTTTTATTGGCTTGGCAGAGCCATGAATATGAACAGGGGAACAAGATATGCCAGGTTCACACGGCTCACTCACAAAGGCGGGAAAGGTCCGAGAGTCCACGCCAAAGGTCACCGGGCGTGAGCGACATACTCCAATCCCGCGCGTGCGCAACAAGCGCAACTATGTCAAGAGGTTCATCCGCGGGCGTACCGTCGGTGTCAGAGCTTAGAGGAGAAGCTCCTTTTCACTCCTGTGGCATCCCTCTGGTAGTTTCCAAACTCAGTCAGCTCCATGAGGCGTGATTCATCAAATACAGGACCGTCCAAGCAGACCAAGTCACCAGTCGGGTCCATGGCACAGGTGCCACATAGGCCGCAGCCACACTTCATATGCCTTTCCAGAGATGCCTGAATGTGAATACCAAGTTCACGTGTGAGACGATACAGGTTGATCATCATCATCTCAGGACCACAGGTATATACCCTGTCGAAACTCGACTCATTCAGAATCTCCGCTGCCAGTTGTGTCGCGAGCCCGCGGTATCCTGCGGACCCGTCATCTGTAGCAGTCCTGACAGTCAGTCTAGGGGTCTTGATGGACCTCAGCTCGGTTTCAAACAGCAACTCACTACTCGTTCTAGCGCCTACGACCACAGTGGTCTCAGCCCCCAGCTGGACCAGACTGTGAATGAGCGGCCGAAGAGGCGCCATTCCAATGCCGCCACCTACAACCAATGCTCTGTCCCGGAAGACTCGGAAACCATTCCCAAACGGGCCACGGAGTCCCAGACGGTCGCCTTCTGACATCGATGCGAGAGCCTGAGTGGCAGGTCCCACAGGCAATACCGAGATGCCGGTCTCAGAGTCCTCCCAATAGGATATGCTCATTGGAATCTCATCTATGCCCGGCGTCCAGACCATCAGGAATTGACCGGGTTGGAATGGTTCAGCATGGTCCGACTCAAGATACAGTGTACGCACACGCTTGTTTTCCTGTCTCACGCGCCTGATTCTTACAGACCTTGGACGACCCATCCTGTGCTCTATAGTCATGACAATCAACTCCGCGCAGCAAGACCTATGATTTCAGAAAGCTCAGAGAAGCCCGCTTCTCGCAGGTAGGCCTCCACACCCTCCCGAACTCTCTTGAACACGTCCATTCCCCAGAGGACACCCGTACCAATCTGGATGGCACTGGCGCCCGCCAAGTGCATCTCTACTGCATCTTCCCATGTAGACACTCCGCCCACACCAATCACAGGTATGCTCAGCGCTTGATAGAGGTCGTACACACAACGTACGGCAATTGGGAAGATTGGAGGACCGGACAGCCCACCAAAACGATTGCCCAACACAGGTCGTCGCTGGTGGATGTCAATGCGCATTGCGCGTACGGTGTTGATTGCTACCACTGCATCCGCACCTGCTCTCTCCGCGGAGGCGCCCACCGACACGATGTCTGACGCATTCGGCGTCAGTTTTGCGAAGACCGGACAACTCACTAGGTCCTTCACGGTCTTTACGTAGCGATACGTCAGCTGGGGGTCATGCGATATCTGACTTATCTCTGCATGAGGACAGGACAGATTCAGCTCTATTGCGCTAGGCCGGACTTCGGCAGCCTTTGATGCGACCTTTGCAATCTCGTCAAGAGAGTTACCGAATATGCTGAGGACAACAGGGACCCCGATCGTTGCGAGGTCTGATAGCTCGTCCACAAAAGCATCGATACCGGGGTTGGTCAGACCGACTGCGTTCAGGAGACCTCCATGTGAGACTGTCAGTACCGGACCGTCATGTCCCTTGCGCGGGGTCAGACCAATGGACTTCGTCACAACTGCGTCGGCCCCGTTTCGCGCGACTCTTCTGAGCAGTGATGCAGTCATCCCAAGCACGCCCGATGCAAGCCAGTAACCGGAGATCCTCATGCGCACTCGCCCCTGTCAGATACCGGACGGGTGTAATAAGCACAAGGGCGGCCGAAGAGACAGACATTTATCAGGCACCTAGACTCCAGTGAACTATTGGAGCTCCCGAGTCATGTTAGTCTACCTCGTCAGTACTGCATACGGGTTGTTCGCCCTTGATGAAAACAGCAGAGTCCTGATTGAGATGTGGACCTATCCGGATATCGAGAAGTCCATACAGGAACTGAGCCAGCTCAATCAGGGAGAGACCACTGACATGCTGGGGGAGATGGTCAACAGAGTCAGAGCCCTCAACCCCGAGGCAGTGGTGGTCGAGCAACCGGAGATGGCGAGGGCACTGACCAACACGGGGCTAGAAACTAGGCTTGAAACTGTGTCTTTGCCAATCAAGTGGTTCAGGACAGCCTTGGTGGACCAATTAGTCAATGCCAAGACCGCAGGTCCAGAATGTGACACAAAGCGGTTCTTGAAGCAGGTCGCAGTTGGGCTCGCACAACAGACGATAACGCGAGCCAGTGAAGAGAGGGACATATTGACAAAGCAAGCGATAGATGCCATTGACGAGTTGGACAAGGCCATCAACATAATAGCCATGCGAACCCGCGAGTGGTTCTCCATGTACCAGCCAGCACTTGACCGTCTGGTGGAAGACAATGAGGTCTTCAGCAGACTCGTGACTAACGTGAGGACGAGTGAGAATGTGGACCTTGACGCACTCCGAGAGATGGGTCTGACGGCAGAGCTGGCGGATGCGGTGGTGTCTTCTTCAGTCAGCGGCACAGGAGGAACACTGAGTGAACAGGATTTGGAGGCCATCCGCACTCTGGCTGAAACCGTTGAAAACATGTATAGGTCACGACGGCGACTTGAAGAGTACATTCAGACAATGATGAAGTCCATCGCGCCGAACATAACAGCCCTAGTGGGCCCAGTGGTGGGGGCCAGATTGATTAGTCTGGCAGGCTCGCTAAAG containing:
- a CDS encoding 30S ribosomal protein S30e, producing the protein MPGSHGSLTKAGKVRESTPKVTGRERHTPIPRVRNKRNYVKRFIRGRTVGVRA
- a CDS encoding dihydroorotate dehydrogenase, giving the protein MRISGYWLASGVLGMTASLLRRVARNGADAVVTKSIGLTPRKGHDGPVLTVSHGGLLNAVGLTNPGIDAFVDELSDLATIGVPVVLSIFGNSLDEIAKVASKAAEVRPSAIELNLSCPHAEISQISHDPQLTYRYVKTVKDLVSCPVFAKLTPNASDIVSVGASAERAGADAVVAINTVRAMRIDIHQRRPVLGNRFGGLSGPPIFPIAVRCVYDLYQALSIPVIGVGGVSTWEDAVEMHLAGASAIQIGTGVLWGMDVFKRVREGVEAYLREAGFSELSEIIGLAARS
- a CDS encoding C/D box methylation guide ribonucleoprotein complex aNOP56 subunit (functions along with aFIB and aL7a; guides 2'-O-methylation of ribose to specific sites in RNAs), with protein sequence MLVYLVSTAYGLFALDENSRVLIEMWTYPDIEKSIQELSQLNQGETTDMLGEMVNRVRALNPEAVVVEQPEMARALTNTGLETRLETVSLPIKWFRTALVDQLVNAKTAGPECDTKRFLKQVAVGLAQQTITRASEERDILTKQAIDAIDELDKAINIIAMRTREWFSMYQPALDRLVEDNEVFSRLVTNVRTSENVDLDALREMGLTAELADAVVSSSVSGTGGTLSEQDLEAIRTLAETVENMYRSRRRLEEYIQTMMKSIAPNITALVGPVVGARLISLAGSLKDLAARPSSTVQVLGAERALFRSLKTGTDPPKHGVIFQVADINAAPYWQRGRIARALAGKLSIAARIDAFSKRDMGEELRLSFQRRVEEIRRQNPEAPPPRPTKRGEPRRTYRRGRGFGKPSGRGGRRH
- a CDS encoding dihydroorotate dehydrogenase electron transfer subunit; amino-acid sequence: MGRPRSVRIRRVRQENKRVRTLYLESDHAEPFQPGQFLMVWTPGIDEIPMSISYWEDSETGISVLPVGPATQALASMSEGDRLGLRGPFGNGFRVFRDRALVVGGGIGMAPLRPLIHSLVQLGAETTVVVGARTSSELLFETELRSIKTPRLTVRTATDDGSAGYRGLATQLAAEILNESSFDRVYTCGPEMMMINLYRLTRELGIHIQASLERHMKCGCGLCGTCAMDPTGDLVCLDGPVFDESRLMELTEFGNYQRDATGVKRSFSSKL